One Nocardia farcinica genomic region harbors:
- a CDS encoding AraC-like ligand-binding domain-containing protein — MTVGDLAPLRHDCGPDDSLLAWRVQVTDFFPPLAIEPLGARFTGSISGARSRELQVTEIVGSAHHVARRPAGHRTSDGEYFKLNVQLDGHGFVRQAGNETRLAPGSIAIYDFAQPYDLVFDGDSRFLVALFPKDALGLPDALAADLMAAPLAADDGTAPLVSSYLRSLAENLGLLAGPSGAKVSRVFLDLVTTFLGEQLNRRIGSARADLGTLTMTILRYIDDHLADPDLDPARLAEAHHISVRYLHKLFEPTGVSVGQWIRQRRLEHARAELTGRADLAVAEVAHRSGFVDPGYFGRVFKQAYGMTPGQWRANRALSSYTSAR; from the coding sequence ATGACCGTCGGCGACCTGGCCCCGCTGCGACACGACTGCGGACCCGATGACTCCCTGCTGGCCTGGCGCGTCCAGGTGACGGACTTCTTCCCGCCGCTGGCGATCGAACCGCTCGGTGCCCGATTCACCGGCTCGATCAGCGGTGCGCGCAGCCGGGAATTGCAGGTCACCGAGATCGTCGGGAGCGCGCATCACGTCGCCCGGCGTCCCGCGGGGCATCGGACCTCCGACGGGGAGTACTTCAAGCTCAACGTCCAGCTCGACGGGCACGGCTTCGTCCGGCAGGCCGGGAACGAGACGCGCCTCGCGCCGGGATCGATCGCGATCTACGACTTCGCCCAGCCCTACGACCTCGTCTTCGACGGCGACAGCCGGTTCCTGGTGGCGCTGTTCCCCAAGGACGCGCTCGGCCTGCCGGACGCGCTGGCCGCCGACCTGATGGCCGCGCCGCTGGCCGCCGACGACGGGACCGCGCCGCTGGTGTCGTCGTATCTGCGCAGCCTCGCCGAGAACCTCGGGTTGCTCGCCGGTCCGTCGGGGGCCAAGGTGAGCAGGGTGTTCCTCGATCTGGTCACCACCTTCCTCGGTGAGCAGCTGAACCGGCGGATCGGCTCGGCGCGCGCCGACCTCGGCACCCTGACCATGACGATCCTGCGCTACATCGACGATCACCTCGCCGACCCGGACTTGGACCCCGCGCGCCTGGCCGAGGCGCACCACATCTCGGTGCGCTACCTGCACAAACTGTTCGAACCGACCGGGGTGAGCGTGGGCCAGTGGATCCGACAGCGCAGGCTCGAGCACGCTCGCGCCGAACTCACCGGCCGCGCCGATCTGGCCGTGGCCGAGGTGGCGCACCGGTCCGGATTCGTCGATCCGGGCTATTTCGGCCGCGTGTTCAAGCAGGCCTACGGGATGACGCCGGGGCAGTGGCGCGCCAATCGTGCGCTCTCGTCATATACCAGTGCGCGATAG
- a CDS encoding IclR family transcriptional regulator, with protein sequence MPEKPGSSAGSQTLSRGIRLLEILAAAGRAMSIDELAEALGVHRSVAYRLLRTLEDHGLIARDPAGRLVLGAGLAALAAGVDRDLQAAALPELKAVANELGMTCLLAVRLDGDEAVTLTSAAPEQSVAVAYRPGHRHPLTRGGPGKAILLELPQDTWPDDLRDELTASRARGYAVSHDEVVPSLRSVAVPLIAPGQPAASIAVIHVSLPRPEDEIAQRLTTAAAAVVRALGG encoded by the coding sequence GTGCCCGAGAAACCAGGATCCTCCGCCGGATCGCAAACCCTCAGCCGCGGTATCCGGCTGCTCGAGATCCTCGCCGCCGCGGGCCGGGCGATGAGCATCGACGAACTCGCCGAGGCGCTCGGCGTGCACCGCTCGGTCGCCTACCGACTGCTGCGCACCCTGGAAGACCACGGCCTGATCGCCCGCGATCCGGCCGGTCGCCTCGTCCTCGGGGCGGGACTGGCCGCCCTCGCCGCCGGCGTCGACCGGGATCTGCAGGCCGCCGCGCTGCCCGAACTCAAAGCCGTCGCCAACGAACTGGGCATGACCTGCCTGCTCGCCGTACGGCTCGACGGCGACGAGGCGGTGACCCTCACCAGCGCGGCGCCCGAACAGAGCGTCGCGGTCGCCTACCGGCCCGGCCACCGCCATCCGCTCACCCGCGGCGGACCGGGCAAGGCGATCCTGCTGGAGCTGCCGCAGGACACCTGGCCCGACGACCTGCGCGACGAACTCACCGCGAGCCGGGCGCGCGGTTACGCGGTGAGCCACGACGAGGTGGTGCCCTCGCTGCGCTCGGTGGCGGTGCCCCTCATCGCGCCGGGACAGCCCGCCGCCTCGATCGCTGTCATCCATGTGTCACTCCCCCGCCCCGAAGACGAGATCGCCCAGCGTCTGACGACCGCGGCGGCAGCGGTCGTCAGGGCACTGGGAGGGTGA